In Juglans microcarpa x Juglans regia isolate MS1-56 chromosome 8D, Jm3101_v1.0, whole genome shotgun sequence, the following are encoded in one genomic region:
- the LOC121243546 gene encoding uncharacterized protein LOC121243546 isoform X1 → MDSKIVHHDQHETSDIHPHDPHHHDRLDQKSSSSTPEESHKYEHLEQIKSELFRMAMKAEWNKVVEKYREELESAHNLKITRSGDTALHIAVSDGQEETVADLINLMLSTREYHAKEAVRTKNERDNTPLHTAAAMGNLPMCKLIAQVDPSLVGERNCEGETPFFLAAVHGKKEAFLYLHKICVAQDGKLDDIGYTYAKREDGDTILHCAINGEYFDLAFQIVHLYPKLVDSVNEQGFFPLHLLATKPSAFRSGSHLGRFYKLIYHSIFIDELKPEHEYDDQRPPAIIKSRKEEKNPNYPENYRTCVNFFRLFWKMAHVVVPRTKDRSKPSDAEKGKNQLVIARGSNADHHGTRDQRHRLFPANYDTCFEFVKFASKAMLIILGLGSSSIRKIHDKKQKHSWAVQVMNELLKHTKTYEDCYTAGGADPNLFAAATLPTISKHEDDDHQPDTKPYNVDQEAGGQVGFDNIGGEMDKKIHEPPKKESPILIAAKNGVTEIVDKILELFPVAIHDMNVDKKNIVLLAVENRQPHVYRYLHKRNILVDSVFRKVDKDGNSALHLAAKLGDYKPWLIPGAALQMQWEIKWYEFVKDSMPTHFFPRCNKAGRTAKDVFTETHQELVKNGGEWLTNTSESCSVVAALIATVAFATASTVPGGVKQDTGTPTLENQPAFDVFAISSLVALCFSVTSVIMFLSILTSRYQEKDFGTDLPRKLLVGLTSLFVSIASMLVSFCAGHFFVLKDKLKYAAFPVYAVTCLPVTFFAVAQFPLYFDLIWATFKNVPQRSYKVVL, encoded by the exons ATGGATTCCAAAATAGTTCATCATGATCAGCATGAAACGAGTGATATTCATCCTcatgatcctcatcatcatgaTCGTCTGGATCAAaagagtagtagtagtactccGGAGGAATCacacaaatatgagcatttggAGCAGATCAAGAGCGAGTTGTTCAGAATGGCGATGAAGGCCGAATGGAACAAAGTTGTGGAGAAATATAGGGAAGAATTAGAGTCTGCTCACAACCTCAAGATCACGAGGTCAGGGGACACAGCATTACACATAGCTGTCTCCGATGGCCAAGAAGAAACAGTCGCAGATCTTATAAACTTAATGCTGTCTACTCGTGAATATCATGCCAAGGAGGCTGTTAGAACTAAAAACGAGCGAGATAATACCCCTCTCCATACTGCTGCAGCAATGGGGAACCTGCCCATGTGTAAGCTCATAGCACAAGTTGATCCATCATTGGTGGGTGAACGTAATTGTGAAGGAGAGACTCCTTTTTTCTTGGCTGCCGTCCACGGTAAAAAGGAAGCCTTCCTTTATCTCCACAAAATCTGCGTTGCTCAGGATGGCAAGCTGGACGATATTGGCTACACATATGCCAAGAGGGAGGATGGTGACACCATTCTTCACTGTGCCATCAATGGCGAGTATTTTG ATTTGGCATTTCAAATAGTTCACTTGTATCCGAAGCTGGTTGACAGTGTGAATGAGCAAGGATTCTTCCCTCTCCATCTGCTAGCCACCAAGCCTTCCGCTTTCAGAAGCGGTAGCCACCTTGGACGATTCTACAAACTCATCTATCACT CCATATTTATTGATGAGCTGAAGCCTGAACATGAATACGATGATCAGAGGCCACCGGCAATAATAAAGAGTCGTAAAGAGGAAAAGAATCCGAATTATCCAGAAAACTACAGGACATGCGTCAACTTCTTTCGATTGTTCTGGAAAATGGCTCATGTTG TTGTTCCTAGAACAAAGGATAGATCAAAGCCATCAGAtgcagagaaaggaaaaaatcagTTAGTTATAGCCCGTGGTAGTAATGCAG ATCATCATGGAACTCGGGATCAACGACATCGGTTATTTCCAGCTAATTATGACACCTGCTTTGAATTTGTCAAGTTTGCATCCAAGGCGATGCTGATCATCCTTGGACTAG GATCTAGCTCGATAAGAAAGATACATGATAAGAAACAAAAGCACTCATGGGCCGTTCAAGTCATGAACGAACTTCTAAAACATACCAAAACATACGAGGATTGTTACACAGCCGGCGGGGCGGACCCGAATTTATTTGCTGCAGCAACGCTACCGACAATATCCAAACATGAAGATGATGATCATCAGCCGGATACAAAGCCTTATAATGTTGATCAAGAAGCTGGCGGCCAAGTCGGCTTTGACAATATTGGTGGAGAAA TGGACAAAAAAATTCATGAGCCGCCGAAGAAGGAGTCTCCCATATTAATTGCAGCTAAAAATGGTGTCACTGAAATCGTGGATAAAATCCTAGAACTCTTTCCAGTTGCCATACACGACATGAATGTGGACAAGAAGAATATAGTGCTGTTGGCAGTGGAGAACAGGCAACCACATGTGTATAGATacttgcataaaagaaatatcCTGGTTGACAGCGTATTCCGTAAAGTGGATAAAGACGGGAACAGTGCCTTGCATCTTGCGGCAAAGCTTGGAGACTATAAGCCTTGGCTCATTCCCGGGGCTGCCTTACAAATGCAATGGGAAATCAAGTGGTATGAG tTTGTCAAGGATTCCATGCCAACCCATTTCTTCCCCCGTTGCAACAAGGCGGGCAGGACAGCAAAGGACGTGTTCACCGAAACCCATCAGGAACTAGTAAAAAACGGTGGTGAGTGGCTAACCAACACCTCTGAATCCTGCTCTGTCGTTGCTGCACTCATTGCCACTGTTGCCTTCGCGACGGCTTCCACAGTCCCCGGAGGCGTCAAGCAGGATACTGGCACACCGACGCTCGAAAACCAACCGGCATTTGACGTATTCGCTATCTCATCACTTGTTGCGCTTTGCTTCTCGGTCACTTCGGTGATAATGTTCCTTTCCATTTTAACATCAAGGTACCAAGAGAAAGATTTTGGGACAGACTTGCCGAGGAAGCTCTTGGTGGGTTTAACATCTCTGTTCGTCTCCATAGCTTCAATGTTGGTTTCATTCTGCGCTGGACATTTCTTTGTGCTAAAGGATAAGTTAAAATATGCTGCATTTCCAGTGTATGCAGTCACATGCCTGCCTGTAACTTTTTTTGCCGTAGCACAGTTTCCACTCTATTTTGATCTTATATGGGCCACCTTTAAGAATGTGCCACAACGTAGCTACAAGGTGGTTctctaa
- the LOC121243546 gene encoding uncharacterized protein LOC121243546 isoform X2 has product MDSKIVHHDQHETSDIHPHDPHHHEHLEQIKSELFRMAMKAEWNKVVEKYREELESAHNLKITRSGDTALHIAVSDGQEETVADLINLMLSTREYHAKEAVRTKNERDNTPLHTAAAMGNLPMCKLIAQVDPSLVGERNCEGETPFFLAAVHGKKEAFLYLHKICVAQDGKLDDIGYTYAKREDGDTILHCAINGEYFDLAFQIVHLYPKLVDSVNEQGFFPLHLLATKPSAFRSGSHLGRFYKLIYHSIFIDELKPEHEYDDQRPPAIIKSRKEEKNPNYPENYRTCVNFFRLFWKMAHVVVPRTKDRSKPSDAEKGKNQLVIARGSNADHHGTRDQRHRLFPANYDTCFEFVKFASKAMLIILGLGSSSIRKIHDKKQKHSWAVQVMNELLKHTKTYEDCYTAGGADPNLFAAATLPTISKHEDDDHQPDTKPYNVDQEAGGQVGFDNIGGEMDKKIHEPPKKESPILIAAKNGVTEIVDKILELFPVAIHDMNVDKKNIVLLAVENRQPHVYRYLHKRNILVDSVFRKVDKDGNSALHLAAKLGDYKPWLIPGAALQMQWEIKWYEFVKDSMPTHFFPRCNKAGRTAKDVFTETHQELVKNGGEWLTNTSESCSVVAALIATVAFATASTVPGGVKQDTGTPTLENQPAFDVFAISSLVALCFSVTSVIMFLSILTSRYQEKDFGTDLPRKLLVGLTSLFVSIASMLVSFCAGHFFVLKDKLKYAAFPVYAVTCLPVTFFAVAQFPLYFDLIWATFKNVPQRSYKVVL; this is encoded by the exons ATGGATTCCAAAATAGTTCATCATGATCAGCATGAAACGAGTGATATTCATCCTcatgatcctcatcatc atgagcatttggAGCAGATCAAGAGCGAGTTGTTCAGAATGGCGATGAAGGCCGAATGGAACAAAGTTGTGGAGAAATATAGGGAAGAATTAGAGTCTGCTCACAACCTCAAGATCACGAGGTCAGGGGACACAGCATTACACATAGCTGTCTCCGATGGCCAAGAAGAAACAGTCGCAGATCTTATAAACTTAATGCTGTCTACTCGTGAATATCATGCCAAGGAGGCTGTTAGAACTAAAAACGAGCGAGATAATACCCCTCTCCATACTGCTGCAGCAATGGGGAACCTGCCCATGTGTAAGCTCATAGCACAAGTTGATCCATCATTGGTGGGTGAACGTAATTGTGAAGGAGAGACTCCTTTTTTCTTGGCTGCCGTCCACGGTAAAAAGGAAGCCTTCCTTTATCTCCACAAAATCTGCGTTGCTCAGGATGGCAAGCTGGACGATATTGGCTACACATATGCCAAGAGGGAGGATGGTGACACCATTCTTCACTGTGCCATCAATGGCGAGTATTTTG ATTTGGCATTTCAAATAGTTCACTTGTATCCGAAGCTGGTTGACAGTGTGAATGAGCAAGGATTCTTCCCTCTCCATCTGCTAGCCACCAAGCCTTCCGCTTTCAGAAGCGGTAGCCACCTTGGACGATTCTACAAACTCATCTATCACT CCATATTTATTGATGAGCTGAAGCCTGAACATGAATACGATGATCAGAGGCCACCGGCAATAATAAAGAGTCGTAAAGAGGAAAAGAATCCGAATTATCCAGAAAACTACAGGACATGCGTCAACTTCTTTCGATTGTTCTGGAAAATGGCTCATGTTG TTGTTCCTAGAACAAAGGATAGATCAAAGCCATCAGAtgcagagaaaggaaaaaatcagTTAGTTATAGCCCGTGGTAGTAATGCAG ATCATCATGGAACTCGGGATCAACGACATCGGTTATTTCCAGCTAATTATGACACCTGCTTTGAATTTGTCAAGTTTGCATCCAAGGCGATGCTGATCATCCTTGGACTAG GATCTAGCTCGATAAGAAAGATACATGATAAGAAACAAAAGCACTCATGGGCCGTTCAAGTCATGAACGAACTTCTAAAACATACCAAAACATACGAGGATTGTTACACAGCCGGCGGGGCGGACCCGAATTTATTTGCTGCAGCAACGCTACCGACAATATCCAAACATGAAGATGATGATCATCAGCCGGATACAAAGCCTTATAATGTTGATCAAGAAGCTGGCGGCCAAGTCGGCTTTGACAATATTGGTGGAGAAA TGGACAAAAAAATTCATGAGCCGCCGAAGAAGGAGTCTCCCATATTAATTGCAGCTAAAAATGGTGTCACTGAAATCGTGGATAAAATCCTAGAACTCTTTCCAGTTGCCATACACGACATGAATGTGGACAAGAAGAATATAGTGCTGTTGGCAGTGGAGAACAGGCAACCACATGTGTATAGATacttgcataaaagaaatatcCTGGTTGACAGCGTATTCCGTAAAGTGGATAAAGACGGGAACAGTGCCTTGCATCTTGCGGCAAAGCTTGGAGACTATAAGCCTTGGCTCATTCCCGGGGCTGCCTTACAAATGCAATGGGAAATCAAGTGGTATGAG tTTGTCAAGGATTCCATGCCAACCCATTTCTTCCCCCGTTGCAACAAGGCGGGCAGGACAGCAAAGGACGTGTTCACCGAAACCCATCAGGAACTAGTAAAAAACGGTGGTGAGTGGCTAACCAACACCTCTGAATCCTGCTCTGTCGTTGCTGCACTCATTGCCACTGTTGCCTTCGCGACGGCTTCCACAGTCCCCGGAGGCGTCAAGCAGGATACTGGCACACCGACGCTCGAAAACCAACCGGCATTTGACGTATTCGCTATCTCATCACTTGTTGCGCTTTGCTTCTCGGTCACTTCGGTGATAATGTTCCTTTCCATTTTAACATCAAGGTACCAAGAGAAAGATTTTGGGACAGACTTGCCGAGGAAGCTCTTGGTGGGTTTAACATCTCTGTTCGTCTCCATAGCTTCAATGTTGGTTTCATTCTGCGCTGGACATTTCTTTGTGCTAAAGGATAAGTTAAAATATGCTGCATTTCCAGTGTATGCAGTCACATGCCTGCCTGTAACTTTTTTTGCCGTAGCACAGTTTCCACTCTATTTTGATCTTATATGGGCCACCTTTAAGAATGTGCCACAACGTAGCTACAAGGTGGTTctctaa
- the LOC121242476 gene encoding uncharacterized protein LOC121242476 codes for MDPPQDDHHRNNNSSPSFKQKFKSSLFCFPKSPHHHRGETVTSSVEKKPRLVRSNSLWTKSRPEGSDHHHDIPEPKHRCKNFISRMGSGRKHARRHSADFKYDALSYALNFEEEDARSEDFPYRDFTARLPRTPPSTDVYNIESIDDQGRTACS; via the coding sequence ATGGATCCTCCTCAGGACGATCACCACCGAAACAACAATTCCTCACCCTCTTTCAAACAAAAGTTCAAGTCCTCCCTCTTCTGCTTCCCCAAGAGCCCCCACCACCATCGAGGCGAAACCGTCACGAGCTCCGTCGAGAAGAAGCCGAGGCTCGTCCGGAGCAACTCATTGTGGACAAAGTCCAGGCCGGAGGGATCTGATCATCATCACGACATACCCGAGCCCAAACACCGGTGCAAGAACTTCATATCGCGAATGGGCTCAGGTCGAAAACACGCCAGGCGCCACTCCGCCGACTTCAAGTACGACGCCCTCAGCTACGCCCTCAACTTCGAGGAAGAAGACGCCCGTTCCGAAGACTTCCCGTACAGAGACTTCACCGCCAGGTTGCCCCGCACTCCTCCTTCCACCGatgtatataatattgaatCTATTGATGATCAAGGACGGACGGCATGTAGTTAG
- the LOC121243643 gene encoding uncharacterized protein LOC121243643 isoform X2 produces MAGMLPGVESARRRRIHGGTRRSPLCLYTSSHEKHHTYTTPSLRSVFDQPYKDEELGGAAREAKERLDDRLRGNRNSETKRSNTKDCSRYVEASSMVLGKSHTEALSSKQSGSERFSWVKLSWIPSASDQENNAFCL; encoded by the exons ATGGCCGGAATGCTTCCCGGAGTGGAATCTGCCCGAAGGAGACGGATCCATGGAGGCACAAGGCGTTCACCTCTCTGTTTATACACAAGCAGCCATGAAAAGCATCATACCTATACTACCCCTTCTTTG AGAAGTGTATTTGACCAACCATACAAGGATGAGGAATTGGGAGGAGCAGCAAGAGAAGCCAAAGAGAGGTTGGATGATAGGTTGAGAGGAAATAGAAACTCAGAAACCAAAAG GAGTAACACCAAAGACTGCTCGAGGTATGTGGAGGCCAGCTCCATGGTCCTTGGAAAGTCGCACACAGAGGCGTTGAGTTCAAAACAGAGTGGCTCAGAGAGGTTCAGTTGGGTCAAGCTGAGCTGGATACCCTCGGCCTCGGACcaagaaaataatgcattttgCCTGTGA
- the LOC121243643 gene encoding uncharacterized protein LOC121243643 isoform X1, translating into MAGMLPGVESARRRRIHGGTRRSPLCLYTSSHEKHHTYTTPSLQRSVFDQPYKDEELGGAAREAKERLDDRLRGNRNSETKRSNTKDCSRYVEASSMVLGKSHTEALSSKQSGSERFSWVKLSWIPSASDQENNAFCL; encoded by the exons ATGGCCGGAATGCTTCCCGGAGTGGAATCTGCCCGAAGGAGACGGATCCATGGAGGCACAAGGCGTTCACCTCTCTGTTTATACACAAGCAGCCATGAAAAGCATCATACCTATACTACCCCTTCTTTG cAGAGAAGTGTATTTGACCAACCATACAAGGATGAGGAATTGGGAGGAGCAGCAAGAGAAGCCAAAGAGAGGTTGGATGATAGGTTGAGAGGAAATAGAAACTCAGAAACCAAAAG GAGTAACACCAAAGACTGCTCGAGGTATGTGGAGGCCAGCTCCATGGTCCTTGGAAAGTCGCACACAGAGGCGTTGAGTTCAAAACAGAGTGGCTCAGAGAGGTTCAGTTGGGTCAAGCTGAGCTGGATACCCTCGGCCTCGGACcaagaaaataatgcattttgCCTGTGA